In a genomic window of Niallia taxi:
- a CDS encoding SDR family NAD(P)-dependent oxidoreductase, which produces MTFPVLDGKVAIVTGAAMGMGLATAKLFAEAKAKVVVADFNEEKGQAAVAEIEAAGGTAYFVKVDISKSEQVQNLVAKTVEKFGRLDVAVNNAALTPDNAPAAEFDEAYWDRLISVDLTGTALCMKYELQQMIKQGEGGSIINISSVSGFRPQPNNIAYVAAKHGVVGMTKVAALENGPLNIRVNTVAPGAIDTPMLRGSLEETGQTEEEFAPQLSLLGRFGQPIEIAQASLWLASDQSSYVTGTTIHADAGYTSR; this is translated from the coding sequence AGTTGCTATAGTAACAGGAGCTGCAATGGGGATGGGCCTTGCAACGGCAAAACTATTTGCAGAAGCAAAGGCTAAAGTTGTAGTAGCAGACTTTAATGAAGAAAAAGGACAAGCAGCTGTAGCGGAGATTGAAGCTGCCGGCGGTACTGCTTACTTTGTAAAGGTTGATATTTCCAAATCAGAGCAGGTGCAAAACCTTGTAGCAAAAACAGTCGAAAAATTCGGCCGTCTTGATGTTGCTGTTAATAATGCAGCATTAACACCTGACAATGCCCCAGCGGCAGAATTCGATGAAGCATATTGGGACAGATTAATTTCTGTTGATTTGACTGGAACAGCTCTTTGCATGAAGTATGAATTACAGCAAATGATTAAGCAAGGCGAAGGCGGCAGCATCATTAACATTTCTTCTGTCAGTGGGTTCCGTCCACAGCCGAACAATATAGCATACGTTGCTGCAAAGCATGGCGTTGTTGGGATGACAAAGGTTGCTGCATTAGAAAACGGCCCTCTAAATATCCGTGTTAACACAGTCGCTCCTGGAGCGATTGACACACCAATGCTAAGAGGTTCATTAGAAGAAACAGGACAAACAGAAGAAGAATTTGCTCCACAGCTTAGCTTGTTAGGCAGATTTGGCCAACCAATCGAAATCGCCCAAGCAAGCTTGTGGTTAGCCTCAGACCAATCATCTTATGTAACGGGGACAACTATCCACGCAGATGCTGGTTATACAAGCAGATAA
- a CDS encoding ABC transporter permease, translated as MTFRRFAFNNVIRNKRLYAAYFLSSMFTVMVFFTFAIFAFHEAISGNDMNSSVQQGMNIAGGIIYVFSFFFILYSMSSFLTTRKKELGLLMMQGMSVRQVRLMIFLENMVIGFFATLGGIILGLIFSKVILLIAENVLVLDDALNFYLPIQAIIVTFLSFILLFFIISLFVSYILRSRKLIDLIKGNKKSKGEPKANIFLTVSAVLLIGVGYAAALIVEGAVVIVAMLPVVVVVIVGTYLLFTQLSVYIIRKLKQNNNIFWWKTNMILFSDLSFRMKDNARTFFMVAIISTVAFSAIGTLFGFQTFLTEGLKNNNPHTFSYITVDQDKDDVAFINETIEQEQMEAKHKQTKLAHYEIGQDNIVITSETDFNRFAAFLGEDTIDIQTGEVKVVEFTGNEYGQTEELLKQKLNLNSGTSLIPKEVIYSRALPATDSYYVVSDQDYKELPAPISEESYHAWQVIKGKDNIIAASEKIEKVVPPYEFYAKDYSIYQLNKAYGLVLFVGLFIGIVFFVSAGSFLYFRLYADLEEDKQKFRSISKMGLTEKELKNVLTRQTAILFFTPILVALIHGAVALTALSHFFYYDLTKISLSVLGIFTLIQIIYFAIVRFFYTKQVKNVL; from the coding sequence ATGACCTTTCGCAGATTCGCGTTTAATAATGTAATTCGCAATAAACGACTGTATGCTGCCTACTTCCTAAGCAGTATGTTTACAGTAATGGTGTTTTTTACATTTGCGATATTTGCCTTCCACGAGGCTATTTCGGGAAATGACATGAATTCCTCTGTCCAACAAGGGATGAATATTGCAGGAGGCATTATTTATGTTTTTTCTTTCTTTTTTATCCTATATTCTATGAGTTCCTTCTTGACGACTCGGAAGAAAGAGTTAGGGTTATTGATGATGCAAGGGATGTCTGTTAGGCAAGTTCGTCTTATGATTTTCTTGGAGAACATGGTAATCGGCTTTTTTGCAACATTAGGCGGTATCATATTGGGATTAATATTTTCCAAAGTAATTTTATTAATTGCAGAAAATGTGCTTGTTTTGGATGACGCGCTAAACTTTTATCTTCCTATCCAAGCAATTATCGTAACATTTCTTTCTTTTATCTTGTTGTTTTTTATTATTTCGTTATTTGTTTCCTATATTTTACGCAGCCGTAAGCTGATTGATTTAATCAAAGGAAATAAGAAGTCAAAAGGCGAACCGAAGGCAAATATCTTTTTAACGGTTTCTGCCGTATTACTAATTGGTGTTGGCTATGCAGCTGCATTAATTGTAGAGGGTGCGGTCGTGATTGTCGCGATGCTGCCCGTAGTGGTTGTCGTGATTGTCGGCACATATCTGTTGTTTACACAGCTCAGTGTTTATATAATCCGTAAATTGAAACAGAATAACAACATTTTCTGGTGGAAAACAAATATGATTCTTTTTTCTGATCTATCCTTTCGGATGAAGGATAATGCACGAACCTTTTTTATGGTTGCGATTATATCGACAGTAGCTTTTAGTGCAATCGGTACATTGTTTGGGTTTCAAACCTTCTTGACGGAAGGGCTGAAAAATAATAATCCCCATACGTTTTCCTATATAACGGTTGATCAGGATAAAGATGATGTAGCTTTTATAAATGAAACAATTGAGCAAGAGCAGATGGAAGCGAAGCATAAGCAAACGAAGCTGGCGCATTATGAGATAGGTCAAGATAATATTGTTATAACTAGTGAAACGGATTTTAATAGATTTGCGGCTTTTTTGGGAGAGGATACAATTGATATCCAAACTGGCGAGGTTAAAGTAGTTGAATTTACCGGCAATGAATATGGGCAAACAGAAGAATTACTTAAACAAAAGCTTAACCTGAATTCAGGAACATCCTTAATTCCAAAGGAAGTAATCTATTCAAGAGCCCTCCCTGCAACAGACTCTTATTATGTAGTTTCTGATCAGGACTATAAAGAACTGCCAGCGCCAATAAGTGAAGAGAGCTATCATGCTTGGCAAGTAATAAAAGGGAAAGACAATATCATCGCAGCTTCTGAAAAGATAGAAAAAGTAGTTCCTCCTTATGAATTTTATGCTAAGGATTATAGTATCTATCAGCTAAATAAGGCATATGGTTTAGTATTATTTGTAGGATTATTTATCGGAATTGTCTTTTTTGTTTCGGCAGGAAGCTTCCTTTATTTCCGGCTGTACGCAGACTTAGAGGAAGACAAACAGAAGTTTCGGTCTATTTCTAAAATGGGCTTAACGGAGAAGGAATTAAAGAATGTTCTTACAAGACAAACAGCGATTCTATTCTTTACACCAATCCTAGTGGCACTGATTCATGGAGCAGTTGCATTAACAGCGTTGTCCCATTTCTTTTATTATGACTTAACAAAAATATCCCTATCAGTACTAGGTATATTTACATTAATCCAAATAATTTACTTTGCGATTGTCCGCTTCTTTTATACAAAGCAGGTTAAGAATGTTCTTTGA
- a CDS encoding ABC transporter ATP-binding protein, translated as MLEVNQVSKIYEGKIAYKALNNINLSVEEGEFVGIMGPSGSGKTTLLNMIATIDEPTTGEILINGKNPHQLKKEELAKFRRRELGFVFQDFNLLHTLTVEENIVLPLTLDGKKVKEMKQKAQEIAGKLGITSIMNKRTYEISGGQAQRAAVARAMIHVPKLLLADEPTGNLDSKSSKDVMEMLETINKHERTTMLLVTHDPQAASYCNRVIFIRDGNFYSEIHRGDNRQAFFQRIIDTLSLLGGDGHDLSQIRV; from the coding sequence ATGTTAGAAGTGAACCAGGTTAGTAAAATTTATGAAGGTAAAATTGCTTATAAAGCATTAAACAATATTAATTTATCCGTTGAAGAGGGCGAGTTTGTTGGAATTATGGGGCCTTCTGGCAGTGGAAAAACAACTCTTTTGAATATGATAGCTACAATTGATGAACCAACAACTGGCGAGATATTGATAAACGGTAAAAATCCTCATCAGCTAAAAAAAGAGGAATTGGCAAAATTCCGCAGACGTGAACTCGGCTTTGTTTTTCAGGATTTTAATTTACTGCATACGTTAACGGTAGAAGAAAATATTGTCCTTCCATTAACACTTGATGGAAAAAAGGTAAAAGAGATGAAACAAAAGGCACAGGAAATCGCGGGAAAATTGGGGATTACCTCAATAATGAATAAGCGCACATATGAGATTTCTGGCGGTCAGGCGCAAAGGGCAGCCGTGGCAAGGGCGATGATTCATGTGCCTAAGCTGCTGCTTGCTGATGAACCAACGGGAAATCTTGATTCGAAGTCTTCCAAAGATGTTATGGAAATGCTGGAAACGATAAATAAGCACGAGCGCACAACGATGCTACTCGTGACGCATGATCCGCAAGCAGCGAGTTACTGTAATCGAGTGATATTTATTCGTGACGGAAATTTTTATTCGGAAATTCATCGCGGTGATAACCGCCAAGCCTTCTTCCAAAGAATAATTGATACACTTTCTTTACTAGGAGGAGACGGCCATGACCTTTCGCAGATTCGCGTTTAA
- a CDS encoding sensor histidine kinase — protein sequence MKLFIKEHALLMFVQVVQMLLFLSIFWFDGYRDIKLFCYAVFLNFFILGGYLTFYYLSRQKMYKRLNQPLESLDDSYQKTDDAPISKAFDEVLRTQYKLFQNQLKSVEKEQEEHRKFMDQWVHQMKTPLSVIELTAQNLDEPESSSIREETEVMKTGLNTVLYIARLKTIEQDFHIKPVNLVKLIDEVNGENKRFYIRNKVYPKLEVKKAGLTVETDEKWLFFILSQLISNAVKYSSGISNRIVISIYEREKEAVLEVKDFGIGIPESDKRRIFDPFFTGENGRKFRESTGMGLYLTKETLQHLSHQIEMESVYGKGTTFRIVFSATQNLTSL from the coding sequence ATGAAATTATTTATAAAAGAGCATGCCTTGCTGATGTTCGTTCAAGTTGTGCAAATGCTCCTTTTCCTTTCTATCTTCTGGTTTGATGGCTATCGAGATATTAAGCTGTTTTGTTATGCTGTTTTTCTAAACTTTTTTATTCTCGGCGGTTATCTCACCTTCTATTATTTATCTCGTCAGAAAATGTACAAGCGCTTAAATCAGCCGCTGGAATCGCTTGATGACAGCTACCAAAAAACAGATGATGCCCCGATTTCTAAAGCCTTTGATGAGGTGCTGCGTACTCAATACAAGCTTTTTCAGAATCAATTGAAATCAGTTGAAAAAGAACAGGAGGAGCACCGTAAGTTCATGGATCAATGGGTGCATCAGATGAAAACACCTTTGTCGGTGATTGAGCTCACTGCCCAAAATCTAGATGAACCAGAGTCCTCCAGCATCCGTGAAGAAACGGAAGTGATGAAAACTGGTTTGAACACTGTTTTGTATATTGCCAGGTTAAAAACGATTGAACAAGATTTTCATATTAAACCGGTAAATCTAGTGAAATTGATAGATGAAGTAAACGGCGAGAATAAACGCTTTTATATTCGAAACAAAGTCTATCCTAAGCTAGAGGTGAAAAAGGCAGGGTTGACGGTCGAGACCGATGAGAAATGGCTGTTTTTTATTCTCTCCCAGCTTATTAGTAATGCGGTTAAATATTCGTCCGGAATTAGTAATCGGATTGTTATTTCCATTTACGAAAGAGAGAAGGAAGCCGTTCTGGAAGTAAAGGATTTTGGGATTGGCATACCTGAAAGTGATAAACGGCGAATTTTTGATCCCTTTTTTACCGGAGAAAATGGCAGGAAGTTTCGGGAATCCACAGGGATGGGTCTTTATTTAACAAAGGAGACGCTGCAACATTTGAGTCACCAGATTGAGATGGAATCCGTTTACGGGAAGGGTACAACTTTCCGCATCGTTTTTTCTGCAACACAAAACCTTACAAGCCTGTAA
- a CDS encoding response regulator transcription factor: protein MQKILIVEDDPKIATHLKNHIEKYGYDVTCVLDFEHVMNTFYEVNPNLVLLDINLPSFDGYYWCRQIRKESVCPVIFLSARIGEMDQVMALENGGDDYITKPFSAEIVIAKIRSQLRRAYGEYASIPENRIIENAGLKFFPERLELTYKDKNISLTKKEADIIESLMERYPRVAGREDLLEKLWDDQSYVDENTLNVNITRVRKKFQEIGLQDAVETVRGAGYRLNVSWTVADKR, encoded by the coding sequence ATGCAAAAAATACTGATTGTTGAAGATGATCCTAAAATAGCGACCCATTTAAAAAATCATATTGAAAAATATGGATATGATGTGACATGTGTTCTTGATTTTGAACATGTTATGAATACGTTTTATGAAGTAAATCCAAATCTAGTACTTTTAGATATTAATTTACCAAGCTTTGATGGCTATTATTGGTGCAGGCAAATTCGAAAGGAATCGGTGTGTCCGGTGATTTTTCTTTCTGCAAGAATAGGAGAGATGGATCAGGTGATGGCATTGGAGAATGGTGGCGATGACTATATAACAAAGCCGTTTAGTGCGGAAATTGTTATCGCAAAAATCCGCAGTCAGCTACGTCGTGCCTACGGGGAATATGCAAGCATTCCAGAGAATCGGATAATAGAAAACGCTGGTCTAAAATTCTTTCCGGAGAGATTGGAGCTTACCTATAAAGATAAGAATATTTCCTTAACAAAAAAAGAAGCGGACATTATAGAAAGTTTAATGGAACGATATCCTCGGGTGGCTGGACGTGAGGATTTACTTGAGAAGCTTTGGGATGACCAAAGCTATGTGGATGAAAATACATTGAATGTCAATATTACGAGAGTCCGAAAAAAGTTTCAGGAAATTGGCTTACAAGACGCAGTGGAAACAGTAAGAGGGGCAGGATATCGGTTAAATGTATCTTGGACGGTAGCAGATAAAAGATGA
- a CDS encoding NADPH-dependent FMN reductase, whose amino-acid sequence MATEKLNIGIILGSTRQGRVSPQVGAWVKEIAEQRGDANYEIVDIADYSLPFLGTTDGQEQGVAKWNEKLDSLDGFVFIVQEYNHSITGALKNALDSARDAWNNKAAGIVSYGSTGGARAAEHLRGILGELLIADVRVHPTLSLFTDFENGTVFKPADLHLTNVNAMLDQVHAWSGALKTLRQ is encoded by the coding sequence ATGGCAACGGAAAAGTTAAATATCGGGATTATTTTAGGAAGTACTAGACAGGGAAGAGTTAGTCCGCAAGTTGGAGCATGGGTGAAAGAAATCGCTGAACAACGTGGTGATGCCAACTATGAAATAGTCGATATTGCCGATTACAGTCTACCGTTTCTTGGCACTACAGATGGCCAGGAACAAGGTGTTGCCAAATGGAATGAAAAGCTCGACAGCCTTGATGGATTTGTCTTTATCGTCCAAGAATACAACCATAGTATTACGGGCGCATTAAAAAATGCCCTTGATTCGGCAAGAGATGCGTGGAACAACAAAGCAGCCGGAATCGTAAGCTATGGATCAACTGGAGGAGCACGTGCAGCAGAGCACTTAAGAGGAATTCTTGGGGAGCTGCTGATTGCAGATGTCCGTGTTCATCCAACTTTATCCTTGTTTACAGATTTTGAGAATGGCACAGTATTTAAGCCTGCTGATCTCCATCTTACAAATGTAAATGCAATGCTTGATCAAGTACATGCATGGAGCGGTGCTTTAAAAACATTGCGTCAATAA
- a CDS encoding SDR family oxidoreductase: protein MKLLVTGATGKLGGKVVEELLKTVPAEQLAVSVRNPEKAEHLRARGVDVRHGDFDRPETLATAFSGIDRLLLISADGDNETRIRQHSDAVAAAVRAGVKFIAYTSIGNAQESSNFLAPTHKATEAAIQKTGIPYSFLRNNWYLENESSSIQGVLAGAPWVTSAGNGKVGWAVQQDYAQAAATVLTGTDHENTIYELSGKLLTQNEIAAELSAVLGKEVIVQHVEDAAYADIMKDAGVPEFLLPMLVNIQKDIREGTLEIESNDFEKLLGRPVTSLREGLAQIVKGSSN from the coding sequence ATGAAGCTATTAGTAACAGGAGCTACAGGCAAATTAGGCGGTAAAGTGGTCGAGGAATTACTTAAAACAGTTCCCGCAGAACAATTAGCAGTTAGTGTTCGAAACCCTGAGAAAGCAGAGCATCTCCGCGCTCGTGGTGTAGATGTGCGCCACGGAGATTTTGACAGACCAGAAACATTGGCTACAGCATTTTCGGGAATTGATCGTTTGCTGCTTATTTCTGCAGATGGCGATAATGAAACAAGAATTCGTCAGCATTCAGATGCAGTTGCCGCAGCAGTGCGCGCCGGTGTGAAATTCATCGCATACACAAGTATTGGCAATGCACAAGAAAGCAGTAATTTCCTTGCACCAACACATAAGGCAACAGAGGCAGCAATTCAAAAAACTGGCATCCCTTATTCCTTCCTGCGCAACAACTGGTACTTAGAAAATGAAAGTTCAAGTATTCAAGGAGTTCTAGCAGGAGCACCTTGGGTAACATCAGCAGGAAATGGCAAGGTTGGCTGGGCAGTGCAGCAGGATTATGCACAAGCGGCAGCGACAGTACTTACAGGCACTGATCACGAAAACACGATTTATGAGCTTTCCGGTAAATTATTAACACAAAACGAAATTGCCGCAGAACTTAGTGCTGTTCTTGGCAAGGAAGTAATCGTACAGCATGTTGAGGACGCTGCATATGCAGACATCATGAAAGATGCAGGTGTGCCAGAATTTTTGCTGCCAATGCTAGTTAATATTCAAAAGGATATTCGCGAAGGAACATTGGAAATCGAAAGCAATGATTTTGAAAAGCTGCTTGGACGTCCAGTAACATCATTACGTGAAGGCTTAGCACAAATAGTCAAAGGCAGCTCTAACTAA
- a CDS encoding Rrf2 family transcriptional regulator, translating to MQISSRFSVGVHILALLDINKDGISSSEFLAGSVNTNPTLIRKIMGMLKKNGLIEVQPGIAGARLAKAPSDIRLVDVYKAVEVVKDQELFSVHENPLRECLVGRNIQESITPVLSAAQIALEKELENVTIEDIIKDIKKKEKDMNN from the coding sequence TTGCAAATTAGCAGCCGATTTAGTGTTGGTGTCCATATACTAGCATTATTGGATATAAATAAAGACGGGATAAGCTCCTCCGAATTTTTGGCGGGCAGTGTCAATACTAACCCAACTTTAATAAGAAAAATCATGGGTATGTTAAAAAAGAATGGTCTAATAGAAGTGCAGCCGGGCATTGCTGGAGCTAGACTTGCAAAAGCTCCATCCGACATTCGTTTAGTAGATGTATACAAAGCTGTCGAAGTTGTGAAAGACCAGGAATTATTCAGTGTGCACGAAAACCCACTTCGTGAATGCCTTGTTGGCAGAAATATTCAGGAATCAATTACGCCTGTCTTGTCAGCAGCCCAAATAGCGTTGGAAAAAGAACTGGAAAACGTGACAATCGAAGATATTATTAAAGATATTAAGAAAAAAGAAAAAGACATGAATAACTAA
- a CDS encoding zinc-dependent alcohol dehydrogenase — protein MKAVTFQGIKDVKVKEVPSPKIEKADDIVIKVTTSAICGSDLHLIHGMIPNFPEDYIIGHEPMGIVEEVGPDVTKLKKGDRVIIPFNVACGECFFCKNQLESQCDNSNDNGEIGGFFGYSDLTGGYPGGQAEYLRVPYANFTPFKIPENCEVPDEQLVLLADAASTAFWSVDNAGVKAGDTVVILGCGPVGLLAQKFAWLKGAKRVIAVDNLEYRLQHAKKTNKVEIVNFEHNPNTGEYLKEITKGGADVVIDAVGMDGKMTPMEYLATGLKLHGGTLSALVIASQAVRKGGTIQVTGVYGGRYNAFPFGDIFQRNVNIRSGQAPVIHYMPYLYDLVSQGKVDVGDVITHIMPLSEAEKGYEYFDTRTDNCIKVVLKP, from the coding sequence ATGAAGGCTGTTACTTTCCAAGGCATTAAAGATGTAAAGGTGAAAGAAGTACCAAGTCCAAAAATTGAAAAGGCTGATGATATTGTTATAAAAGTAACAACATCGGCAATTTGTGGTTCAGATTTGCACTTAATACATGGCATGATTCCGAACTTTCCAGAGGATTATATAATTGGACATGAGCCGATGGGGATTGTGGAGGAAGTGGGTCCTGACGTAACAAAGCTAAAAAAAGGAGACAGGGTTATTATTCCTTTTAATGTTGCCTGTGGAGAATGCTTCTTTTGTAAGAATCAATTAGAAAGCCAATGTGATAATTCCAATGATAATGGGGAGATTGGCGGTTTCTTTGGCTATTCGGATCTTACTGGGGGATATCCAGGTGGACAAGCTGAATATTTACGCGTGCCATATGCAAACTTTACTCCATTTAAAATCCCGGAAAATTGTGAAGTACCAGATGAACAGCTAGTGCTACTGGCGGATGCAGCATCAACTGCTTTTTGGTCTGTCGATAATGCTGGGGTTAAGGCTGGAGATACAGTTGTAATTCTGGGATGTGGTCCTGTAGGCTTATTAGCTCAGAAGTTCGCATGGCTAAAAGGAGCAAAAAGAGTAATTGCTGTCGATAACCTCGAATACCGTTTACAGCATGCGAAAAAGACAAACAAAGTAGAAATCGTTAATTTTGAGCATAACCCTAATACAGGTGAATACTTAAAGGAAATCACAAAAGGCGGAGCAGATGTAGTTATTGATGCAGTAGGTATGGACGGGAAAATGACACCGATGGAATATCTTGCGACAGGGTTGAAGCTGCATGGTGGAACATTGAGCGCACTTGTTATTGCAAGCCAGGCTGTCCGCAAGGGCGGTACAATTCAGGTTACAGGGGTATATGGCGGAAGATACAATGCATTCCCTTTTGGGGACATTTTTCAAAGAAACGTCAATATCCGTTCTGGACAAGCTCCTGTCATCCATTATATGCCTTATTTATACGACCTTGTATCACAGGGAAAGGTAGATGTGGGTGATGTAATTACACATATAATGCCACTTAGTGAGGCAGAAAAAGGGTATGAATACTTTGATACACGAACAGACAACTGTATTAAGGTTGTCCTTAAACCATAA
- a CDS encoding spore coat protein: MIKDYLEVENAEGMPEMADSALALEFLMSIKTGVRNAATALSETATPDLREAFRVQLEVGLALHEEVSNFMIKKGWLHPYNLQDQYKMDLKSIEGALMIGKMDLFPGDTSRLGMMAQIDDDE, encoded by the coding sequence ATGATTAAGGATTATTTGGAAGTAGAAAATGCGGAAGGAATGCCGGAAATGGCGGATTCTGCCTTGGCACTTGAATTTTTAATGAGCATTAAAACCGGTGTCCGAAATGCAGCGACAGCCTTATCTGAAACGGCAACTCCTGATTTACGAGAAGCTTTTCGCGTTCAGCTTGAGGTAGGGTTAGCGCTTCATGAAGAAGTTTCTAATTTTATGATAAAAAAAGGCTGGCTGCATCCTTATAATCTGCAGGATCAATACAAGATGGATTTAAAGTCTATTGAAGGTGCTTTAATGATTGGAAAGATGGACTTGTTCCCTGGAGATACTTCCCGCCTAGGAATGATGGCGCAAATAGATGATGATGAATAA
- a CDS encoding spore coat protein, whose product METNGLANHETLELHEMLNFKTTCVIKSKMMSGVVFDQELKALMEKDVQQSIQALEYLQNFYKMPNPAVEVNYND is encoded by the coding sequence ATGGAGACTAATGGCTTAGCCAACCATGAGACATTAGAACTGCATGAAATGCTGAATTTCAAGACTACCTGTGTTATTAAATCGAAAATGATGTCAGGGGTCGTTTTTGATCAAGAATTAAAAGCATTAATGGAAAAGGATGTGCAGCAATCCATCCAAGCACTGGAGTATTTACAGAACTTTTATAAAATGCCGAATCCAGCTGTGGAGGTGAATTACAATGATTAA
- a CDS encoding spore coat protein gives MNGFMQNLVGLGDITDQVIATDLLISAKSGIKNYAFAITEAATPEVRQVLNKQLNDAINLHSKISDYMVTNGYYYPADVNEQLQVDLQTADTALSLPNKQS, from the coding sequence ATGAATGGATTTATGCAGAATCTTGTCGGCTTAGGCGATATAACAGATCAAGTAATCGCAACAGATTTATTGATATCTGCAAAGTCTGGCATCAAAAACTATGCATTTGCTATAACAGAAGCAGCAACACCAGAGGTCCGTCAGGTGTTAAACAAGCAATTAAATGATGCTATTAACCTGCATAGCAAAATAAGTGACTATATGGTTACAAACGGCTACTATTATCCTGCCGATGTGAACGAACAGCTGCAAGTTGATTTACAAACAGCTGACACCGCCTTAAGCCTTCCTAATAAACAGAGCTAG